One region of Dokdonia sp. 4H-3-7-5 genomic DNA includes:
- the priA gene encoding primosomal protein N', translated as MPYFIDVILPIPVENTFTYLVSEAEYNYIQKGMRVAVPFGKKKVYASIVKNKHEQAPTIYEAKEIQQILDEDPIVTEEQLKFWSWIADYYMCTEGEVMRAALPKAFLLESETVIRLKEDGLDIDETSLKDDEFLIYEALQHRSELKVHEVMDILDKKKILPSIQRLIDQGVIEMQEEIYEQYVPKLVKFITIAPAYEGEEGLTTVLEELSRAPKQREMVLTFFSLKAKTNKPISSQDLQKASGATASQLKALVDKGVFQTYQKRQDRVGFDGEVFETKVLNEYQQTAYDEIKSHFETKDVALLHGVTASGKTEIYVQLIEEMLDSGDQILYLLPEIALTTQLITRLQTYFGERVAIFHSKYSVNERVEVWNNVLKKLDKAQIIIGARSALLLPFRDLKFIVVDEEHESSFKQYDPAPRYHARDAAIVLGAMFKAKVLLGSATPSIETVYNAQQGKYGYVSLKQRHGGILMPEINLVDIKEKSKKREMTGHFSDTLIRAITDALALGEQVILFQNRRGFSPILECTTCGHAPQCPNCDVSLTYHKYRSQLRCHYCGYNIALQQKCMACGSAELTTKGFGTEQIELELKELYPDKSIARMDSDTTRGKYGFEKLITAFEQEQIDILVGTQMLTKGLDFRNVTLVGIMNADSMLNFPDFRAHERSYQLIAQVSGRAGRTEKQGKVLVQTYNPYHQILQQVSANKFEEMYKEQLEERRNFKYPPFHRLIRITLKHRDYQKIEEASIWLAKALRQTLGADTVLGPETPSVARIRNQYRRNVLIKISRRQKLLETKKAIKRVVTSFNAIAPYRSVRLVIDVDCY; from the coding sequence ATGCCTTATTTTATAGATGTTATACTTCCTATCCCTGTAGAGAATACGTTTACGTACCTCGTCTCTGAGGCAGAGTATAACTATATTCAAAAAGGGATGCGGGTTGCTGTTCCTTTTGGTAAAAAGAAAGTATATGCTTCTATCGTAAAAAACAAACATGAGCAGGCACCTACCATTTATGAAGCCAAGGAAATACAGCAAATTCTAGATGAGGACCCTATAGTCACTGAAGAGCAGCTGAAATTCTGGAGTTGGATTGCAGATTACTATATGTGTACCGAAGGAGAGGTCATGCGCGCTGCACTCCCTAAGGCTTTCTTACTGGAAAGCGAGACTGTGATAAGACTTAAGGAAGATGGGCTTGACATAGATGAGACATCGCTTAAGGATGATGAGTTTCTCATATATGAAGCATTACAGCATCGTTCAGAATTAAAGGTTCATGAGGTAATGGATATTCTTGATAAGAAAAAAATCCTACCTTCTATACAGCGTTTAATTGATCAAGGTGTGATCGAGATGCAAGAAGAGATTTATGAGCAATATGTACCTAAGCTTGTAAAATTTATCACTATTGCCCCAGCATACGAAGGCGAGGAGGGACTTACAACTGTGCTAGAGGAATTATCGCGAGCTCCAAAACAACGAGAGATGGTGCTCACATTTTTCTCGCTTAAAGCGAAAACAAATAAACCAATATCATCTCAGGACTTACAAAAAGCATCTGGCGCTACTGCTAGTCAGCTCAAGGCACTGGTTGATAAAGGTGTTTTTCAAACCTATCAAAAACGACAGGACCGTGTAGGTTTTGACGGCGAAGTTTTTGAAACAAAGGTTCTCAACGAATATCAGCAGACGGCTTATGATGAAATAAAAAGTCATTTTGAAACAAAAGATGTCGCCTTGTTGCATGGAGTAACTGCTTCAGGAAAGACAGAAATATATGTGCAGCTCATAGAAGAGATGCTTGATTCTGGTGATCAAATACTGTATTTACTTCCGGAAATAGCACTTACTACCCAGTTAATAACTAGGCTACAAACATACTTTGGTGAGCGCGTAGCGATTTTTCATTCTAAATACTCAGTAAATGAGCGAGTAGAGGTGTGGAATAATGTATTGAAAAAGCTAGATAAAGCTCAAATTATTATAGGGGCGCGTAGTGCTCTTTTATTACCCTTTAGAGACTTAAAATTTATTGTAGTAGATGAGGAGCATGAAAGTAGTTTCAAGCAATACGACCCTGCACCAAGATATCATGCTCGTGATGCTGCTATTGTGCTAGGTGCCATGTTTAAGGCAAAAGTGTTATTAGGTTCTGCAACGCCATCTATAGAAACAGTATACAACGCACAGCAAGGGAAATATGGTTATGTGTCTTTAAAACAAAGACATGGAGGTATTTTAATGCCTGAGATTAATCTTGTAGATATTAAGGAGAAAAGCAAAAAGCGTGAGATGACGGGTCACTTTTCTGATACCTTAATACGCGCAATTACAGATGCACTAGCACTAGGGGAGCAGGTAATTCTCTTTCAAAACCGTAGAGGTTTCTCACCTATATTAGAATGTACTACTTGTGGTCACGCGCCACAATGTCCTAATTGTGATGTAAGTCTTACCTATCATAAATACAGGTCACAGCTACGTTGTCATTATTGTGGTTATAATATCGCTTTACAGCAGAAATGTATGGCTTGTGGAAGTGCAGAGCTTACTACTAAGGGTTTTGGTACAGAGCAAATAGAATTGGAACTCAAAGAGCTATATCCAGATAAATCTATTGCAAGAATGGATTCTGATACTACTCGTGGCAAATATGGATTTGAAAAGCTCATTACTGCCTTTGAACAAGAGCAAATAGATATTCTTGTAGGTACACAAATGCTAACTAAAGGTTTAGACTTTAGAAATGTGACTCTTGTGGGAATTATGAATGCAGATAGCATGCTTAATTTTCCAGATTTTAGAGCACATGAACGTAGTTACCAGTTGATTGCACAAGTGTCGGGTAGGGCAGGGCGAACAGAAAAACAAGGTAAAGTACTCGTGCAGACTTATAATCCTTACCATCAGATCCTACAGCAGGTTTCTGCAAATAAGTTTGAAGAGATGTACAAGGAGCAATTAGAAGAACGACGTAATTTTAAGTATCCACCTTTTCATAGATTGATACGTATTACTTTAAAGCATCGAGATTATCAAAAAATAGAAGAGGCGAGTATCTGGCTCGCAAAAGCATTGCGTCAAACACTAGGAGCAGATACTGTTTTAGGGCCTGAGACGCCTTCTGTAGCTAGAATAAGGAATCAATATAGACGTAATGTACTAATTAAGATAAGCCGCCGCCAGAAACTTTTAGAAACAAAGAAGGCTATAAAGCGAGTTGTCACTAGTTTTAATGCGATTGCTCCTTACAGAAGTGTACGGCTTGTGATAGATGTGGATTGTTATTAG
- a CDS encoding LytR/AlgR family response regulator transcription factor has protein sequence MEGVLLDCAVVDDSSLQRLAIVKMINDHPNLRLVAEYNNAIETKNGLIETKVDLLFLDIEMPILSGFDLLDDLIHKPQIIFVTGKTKYAYKAFNYNAIDYLRKPLTKDRFTNAVYKAISLHKLKTEGAVEDDDYIFVKSNLKKKKVMLNELKYITALGDYVKLVTVHDPIVVLATMKSFVAQLPPERFMRIHKSYIINIDKVDKYNSRNIEIDGEKIPLSRHKKSELIDALSA, from the coding sequence GTGGAAGGAGTACTATTAGACTGCGCAGTTGTAGATGATTCAAGTTTACAACGTCTAGCTATCGTAAAGATGATTAATGATCATCCTAATTTACGCCTAGTTGCCGAATATAATAACGCCATAGAAACTAAAAATGGCCTTATCGAGACAAAAGTGGACCTACTTTTTCTTGATATTGAAATGCCTATCCTATCTGGATTTGATTTACTTGATGATCTTATCCATAAGCCACAGATTATATTTGTGACGGGTAAAACAAAATATGCTTACAAAGCTTTTAACTATAACGCAATCGATTACTTACGTAAGCCCCTCACTAAGGATCGCTTTACAAATGCTGTTTACAAAGCCATAAGCCTGCATAAACTTAAAACTGAAGGTGCTGTAGAAGATGATGACTACATCTTTGTAAAAAGTAACCTTAAGAAAAAGAAAGTGATGCTCAATGAGCTTAAATATATCACTGCCCTTGGAGACTATGTAAAATTAGTTACTGTGCATGATCCTATTGTTGTGCTTGCAACGATGAAATCTTTTGTAGCACAATTACCACCGGAACGTTTTATGCGTATACACAAGTCTTATATTATCAATATAGACAAGGTAGATAAATACAATAGTAGAAATATTGAGATAGACGGAGAGAAAATTCCTTTATCAAGACATAAAAAGTCAGAGCTTATAGATGCTCTATCTGCATAA
- the rpsF gene encoding 30S ribosomal protein S6 produces the protein MNHYETVFILNPVLSDDQIKETVKKYEGLLKEKGAKMISKEDWGLKKLAYPIQNKKSGFYHLLEFTVDGQAINDYELAFRRDERVMRYLTVTLDKHAISWAERRREKLKKQKA, from the coding sequence ATGAACCATTACGAAACTGTTTTCATCTTGAATCCCGTTTTATCTGATGATCAGATAAAGGAAACAGTAAAGAAGTACGAAGGTCTTCTTAAAGAAAAGGGCGCTAAGATGATTAGTAAAGAGGATTGGGGCTTAAAAAAGCTTGCATATCCTATCCAAAACAAGAAAAGCGGTTTTTACCACTTACTTGAATTTACTGTTGATGGACAAGCTATCAATGATTACGAACTAGCTTTTCGCCGTGACGAACGTGTGATGCGTTACTTAACGGTAACACTTGATAAGCACGCGATCTCGTGGGCTGAAAGAAGACGTGAAAAACTAAAAAAGCAAAAAGCGTAA
- the rpsR gene encoding 30S ribosomal protein S18: MASLQQQAKGKKDGDIRYLTPLNIETNKAKKYCRFKKSGIKYVDYKDADWLAGFVNEQGKLLPRRLTGTSLKYQRKVSVAVKRARHLALMPYVTDLYK, encoded by the coding sequence ATGGCATCTTTACAACAACAAGCTAAAGGAAAGAAGGACGGAGATATCAGATATCTTACACCTCTTAATATTGAAACTAACAAAGCAAAGAAATACTGTCGCTTTAAGAAATCTGGTATCAAGTATGTAGATTACAAAGATGCAGACTGGCTAGCAGGTTTTGTAAACGAGCAAGGTAAATTGTTACCTCGTCGTCTTACAGGAACTTCTTTAAAGTACCAACGTAAAGTGTCTGTAGCAGTAAAACGCGCACGTCACCTTGCATTGATGCCTTATGTAACTGATTTATACAAATAG
- the rplI gene encoding 50S ribosomal protein L9, producing the protein MELILKKDVENLGFADDLVEVKNGYGRNYLIPNGHAVLATPSAKKVLAENLKQRAHKEQKFVDDAQKQADKLNGLEVKITAKTGDGDKLFGSINNADVAEYLAKEGVSIDKKFISIAGNVVKRLGNYEAKVRFHKNVVATLPFDVVAEAN; encoded by the coding sequence ATGGAACTTATATTAAAGAAGGACGTTGAAAATCTAGGATTTGCAGACGATCTAGTAGAAGTAAAAAACGGATACGGTAGAAACTACCTAATCCCTAACGGTCATGCTGTACTTGCAACGCCTAGCGCAAAGAAAGTACTTGCAGAGAACCTTAAGCAACGCGCTCACAAAGAACAAAAATTTGTGGACGATGCACAGAAGCAAGCAGATAAACTTAATGGACTTGAAGTTAAGATTACTGCAAAAACTGGAGATGGAGACAAGCTTTTTGGATCTATTAACAATGCAGACGTTGCAGAATACCTAGCAAAAGAAGGTGTTTCTATCGATAAGAAATTTATTTCTATCGCAGGAAACGTTGTAAAACGCTTAGGTAACTATGAAGCAAAAGTACGTTTCCACAAGAATGTGGTAGCTACACTTCCTTTTGACGTAGTAGCAGAGGCTAACTAA
- a CDS encoding DUF6495 family protein, with protein MKYARLTKEQLEELKPEFINFLATQSITGDEWATIKEKQPQVAEEEIDVFSDLVWEGVLTKAQYLEHVSPNQMHLFLLGENNMSLIAVKINKEDIDITTAEGYAWLKENLGDDDVVFMSASKDYSADRNADKFKLISEGAVITRGDLYKWFARFVEVK; from the coding sequence ATGAAATACGCTCGCCTTACAAAAGAACAACTAGAAGAACTAAAGCCAGAATTTATAAATTTTCTAGCAACGCAATCTATCACTGGTGATGAATGGGCAACCATCAAAGAAAAACAACCACAAGTAGCCGAAGAGGAAATAGATGTTTTCTCAGATCTTGTGTGGGAAGGTGTGCTTACTAAAGCGCAATACCTTGAGCACGTATCTCCTAACCAGATGCACTTATTCTTACTAGGAGAAAATAATATGTCACTTATTGCCGTAAAAATCAATAAGGAAGATATAGACATCACCACTGCCGAAGGCTATGCATGGCTTAAAGAAAACTTAGGGGATGATGATGTTGTCTTTATGAGTGCAAGTAAAGATTATAGCGCAGATCGTAATGCAGATAAGTTTAAACTTATAAGTGAAGGTGCTGTGATAACTCGAGGAGACCTTTATAAATGGTTTGCTCGCTTTGTAGAGGTAAAGTAA
- a CDS encoding DEAD/DEAH box helicase, with protein sequence MTSNQKTQKQILAKLGIKTLNEMQEAAQLAIQSAREVILLSPTGTGKTLAFLLPVIEALDPDCEEVQLLIVVPSRELAIQIENVARNMGTGYKIHAAYGGQSFNTDRQAIKHRPAILIGTPGRLADHMRRETFSTDHIKTLILDEFDKSLEVGFEGEMTEILSFLPALEKKVLTSATQGIEIPKFVGLTTPVEVDYLHEGGSKLEIKAILSPDKDKLDMLVKALCHLGDQPGIIFCNFKGTIARISEYLSDRGIAHGTFYGGMEQRERELSLLKFRNGTHQLLLATDLAARGIDVPEIKFILHYHLPIHAEEFTHRNGRTARMRSEGTAYVLHWKDEKLPEFMPQMDEEFIHDKGIPDGSQWHTLELSGGRKDKISKGDIAGFFFKEGNIDRAHLGTIEVKNTQSFVSVHKSIAEEMIKRLDNKRLKKAKLRIQHA encoded by the coding sequence ATGACAAGTAACCAAAAAACGCAAAAACAAATCCTTGCCAAGCTAGGGATTAAGACCCTCAATGAGATGCAAGAAGCAGCTCAACTAGCAATACAATCTGCAAGAGAGGTGATATTACTATCTCCTACGGGTACTGGTAAAACACTCGCTTTTTTATTACCTGTAATAGAAGCACTTGATCCAGATTGTGAAGAAGTGCAATTATTAATTGTCGTTCCTTCTCGAGAACTTGCTATCCAGATAGAAAATGTAGCTCGTAACATGGGGACAGGATATAAAATTCATGCTGCTTATGGTGGGCAAAGTTTTAATACAGATAGGCAAGCTATAAAACATCGCCCAGCTATTTTAATAGGTACGCCTGGTAGACTAGCAGACCATATGCGCAGAGAGACATTTTCTACAGATCACATTAAAACTTTAATTCTAGACGAATTTGATAAATCACTAGAGGTAGGTTTTGAAGGAGAAATGACAGAAATCCTTAGTTTTCTACCAGCTCTAGAAAAGAAAGTGCTTACCTCTGCTACACAAGGAATAGAAATCCCAAAGTTTGTAGGCCTTACTACTCCGGTGGAAGTAGACTACTTGCATGAAGGAGGATCAAAACTTGAGATAAAAGCTATTTTATCCCCAGATAAGGATAAGCTAGATATGCTTGTTAAGGCGTTGTGCCATCTAGGCGATCAGCCAGGGATTATCTTTTGCAATTTCAAAGGGACTATCGCACGTATAAGTGAATACCTTAGTGATCGTGGTATTGCTCACGGGACTTTTTATGGTGGTATGGAACAAAGAGAGCGTGAGCTGTCATTACTTAAGTTTCGTAACGGTACACACCAATTACTACTTGCTACTGATCTTGCAGCCCGTGGTATTGATGTGCCAGAAATAAAATTTATACTTCACTACCACTTACCTATTCATGCAGAAGAATTTACGCACCGTAATGGTCGTACTGCTCGTATGCGGTCTGAAGGTACAGCATACGTATTACACTGGAAAGATGAAAAACTGCCAGAGTTTATGCCACAAATGGATGAAGAGTTTATACATGACAAAGGTATCCCTGACGGATCACAGTGGCATACTTTAGAACTTTCTGGAGGGCGTAAGGATAAGATTTCTAAAGGTGATATTGCTGGTTTCTTTTTTAAAGAAGGAAATATAGACAGAGCACACCTAGGAACTATTGAAGTAAAAAACACACAATCATTTGTATCTGTACATAAAAGTATCGCAGAAGAAATGATAAAAAGACTAGATAACAAGCGACTTAAAAAGGCAAAATTAAGAATACAACACGCTTAG
- a CDS encoding TonB-dependent receptor, which translates to MFKKIFLLIVVLGAFSLQAQVTTSSISGVVNGGSETLPGANVLAVHTPTGTKYGAITDFDGRFSLLNLRVGGPYTITMSYVGFQSQEFTGVNLNLGETYNVEVTLSEDSNALEEVVITGSRNNTFSDGRTGAATNVGERQLKSLPTISRSAADFYRLEPSASSNGSFGGRNDQYNNFSLDGAVFNNPFGLDAATPGGQTGSQPISLDAIEQIQVSTAPYDVTLSGFTGASVNAVTKSGTNEVKGTVYGFYRNEDLTGGKVAGDDVFKADQSQNTYGISIGGPIIKNKLFFFANFEKESRSDLGAPWAPNRNTGAINESRVLPADLDAVSAALGSIQYADGSFYEPGRYEGFNFDAGSTKALFKLDWNVNDKNRVALVYNLLRSSKENPANPNAIALRGPNQTTLQFENAGYEINNNIDSFQFEWNSDIASNISNKLQVGYTFFDDFRKPFSTPGPSINITKGGQNYIIAGHEPFSISNVLEQQVFQITNNLNIVSGSHTFTLGTSFEKFSFYNSFNLTGYGFDLFGSVAIDQDMDFDGDGVLDTDYVNDTTGETDLVAFQDFLVNQYQGTFLSAEAEFNENNGLPIGDPNGWALAETNVGQFSLYGQDQWKATDDLTLTLGLRLDKPLYFDTEDKIQENIDRKGTYQPENVYVDPSTGEDILLDSTVLPDNGFLFSPRLGFNWDVEGDKTFQVRGGTGIFTGRFPFVWLGNQVQGVDFFFYQTVDQDFKWPQVWRSNIGVDYRLDNGVVLTGDFSYTKDLNAAHVQNWALDNPSATLQGVDNRPIYQASDFSTNAFGGPTNAYVFTNSDNGRTINATLKAEKSFGNGLYASVAYNYLDSKNVNSIDAEITGDAFNANAIRGNANDAVLSNSRYGDQHRVIAVASKKFEYGDGKFATTISTFAEWARGGRFNYTYAGDVNGDGSNFNDLIYIPTAGEVSQQNFATPEQAAAFNQYIEQDDYLSDNRGQYAERYGALAPWRSRVDFRLLQDFNFDVKGKKNTIQFSVDVLNLGNFINSDWGLVEQPNSIQPVSVSVADGVPTYTFNEELTQTFGTDASLLNRWQAQLGLRYIFN; encoded by the coding sequence ATGTTCAAAAAAATTTTCTTATTAATTGTAGTACTTGGCGCTTTTAGTTTGCAAGCACAAGTAACTACTTCCTCTATTTCGGGAGTAGTAAATGGAGGTAGCGAGACTTTGCCGGGAGCAAACGTACTAGCAGTACACACTCCTACAGGTACAAAGTATGGTGCTATTACAGACTTTGACGGTCGTTTTAGTCTATTAAACCTACGTGTGGGTGGACCTTATACGATCACAATGAGCTATGTAGGTTTCCAAAGTCAAGAGTTTACAGGTGTAAATCTTAACTTAGGAGAAACGTATAACGTTGAAGTAACTCTTAGTGAAGATAGCAATGCGCTAGAAGAAGTAGTAATTACAGGTTCTCGCAACAACACATTTAGTGATGGCCGTACAGGTGCAGCGACAAATGTAGGTGAGAGACAATTAAAGTCACTTCCTACAATATCTAGATCTGCAGCAGATTTTTACCGTTTAGAGCCTAGTGCTTCTAGTAACGGATCTTTTGGAGGTCGTAATGATCAGTACAATAACTTTAGTCTTGATGGCGCGGTTTTTAACAATCCATTTGGACTTGATGCAGCAACTCCAGGAGGACAAACAGGTTCTCAACCTATATCTCTTGATGCTATTGAGCAAATTCAAGTAAGTACTGCTCCTTATGATGTAACGCTATCTGGATTTACAGGAGCTTCTGTAAATGCTGTAACAAAAAGTGGAACTAATGAAGTAAAAGGAACTGTTTACGGTTTTTACAGAAATGAAGATCTTACAGGAGGTAAAGTTGCTGGAGATGATGTTTTTAAAGCAGATCAAAGCCAGAATACTTATGGTATCTCTATAGGAGGACCTATTATCAAAAACAAACTATTTTTCTTTGCAAACTTTGAAAAGGAATCTAGATCAGATCTTGGAGCTCCATGGGCACCTAACAGAAATACTGGAGCAATCAATGAGTCTCGCGTATTACCAGCAGATCTTGATGCTGTTTCTGCTGCACTAGGAAGTATCCAGTATGCAGATGGTTCTTTTTATGAGCCAGGAAGATATGAAGGATTTAACTTTGATGCAGGTTCTACAAAAGCACTTTTCAAGTTAGATTGGAACGTGAATGACAAGAACCGTGTAGCGCTTGTTTATAACTTACTACGCTCTTCTAAGGAAAATCCAGCAAACCCAAATGCTATTGCATTACGTGGACCTAACCAGACTACACTGCAGTTTGAAAATGCAGGATATGAAATTAACAACAACATAGATTCTTTCCAGTTTGAGTGGAATAGCGACATTGCTAGTAACATTTCAAACAAATTACAAGTAGGGTACACGTTCTTTGATGATTTTAGAAAACCTTTTTCTACACCAGGTCCGTCTATAAACATTACAAAAGGAGGACAAAACTATATCATAGCTGGTCATGAGCCATTCTCAATTTCAAATGTACTTGAGCAACAAGTTTTCCAAATCACAAACAACTTGAATATTGTTTCTGGAAGTCACACATTTACTTTAGGAACATCATTTGAGAAATTTAGTTTTTACAACTCATTTAACTTAACAGGTTACGGTTTTGATTTATTTGGAAGTGTAGCAATCGATCAAGACATGGATTTTGATGGTGATGGAGTGCTTGATACAGATTATGTAAATGATACAACGGGAGAAACTGATCTTGTCGCTTTTCAAGATTTCTTAGTAAACCAATATCAAGGTACTTTCTTATCTGCAGAGGCAGAATTTAACGAGAATAATGGGCTTCCTATTGGCGACCCTAATGGATGGGCTCTTGCCGAAACTAACGTAGGGCAGTTTTCTCTTTATGGACAAGATCAATGGAAAGCAACAGACGATTTAACGCTTACACTAGGACTACGTCTTGATAAGCCATTATACTTTGATACAGAAGATAAAATTCAAGAGAACATTGATCGTAAAGGAACGTACCAACCAGAAAACGTTTATGTAGATCCATCAACTGGAGAAGATATTCTTCTAGATAGTACAGTACTTCCAGACAATGGATTCTTATTCTCACCTAGATTAGGTTTTAACTGGGATGTAGAAGGAGATAAGACTTTCCAAGTACGTGGAGGAACAGGGATATTTACAGGTCGTTTTCCTTTTGTATGGTTAGGAAACCAAGTACAAGGCGTTGACTTTTTCTTTTACCAAACGGTAGATCAAGATTTCAAATGGCCACAAGTATGGAGATCTAATATAGGTGTAGATTACCGCCTAGACAATGGTGTGGTACTTACAGGAGACTTCTCTTACACAAAAGATCTTAACGCTGCACACGTTCAAAACTGGGCACTTGATAATCCTTCTGCTACATTACAAGGTGTAGATAACAGACCTATCTATCAAGCTTCAGATTTTTCTACTAATGCCTTTGGAGGACCTACAAATGCATATGTATTTACAAATTCTGATAACGGTCGTACTATTAACGCTACATTAAAAGCAGAAAAATCATTTGGTAACGGACTTTATGCAAGTGTAGCATATAACTACCTAGATTCTAAAAATGTAAACTCTATTGATGCAGAGATTACAGGTGATGCTTTTAACGCAAATGCAATACGTGGTAATGCAAATGATGCAGTATTATCAAACTCACGTTATGGTGATCAACACAGAGTGATTGCTGTAGCTTCAAAGAAATTTGAGTATGGTGATGGCAAGTTTGCTACTACCATTTCTACATTTGCAGAGTGGGCTAGAGGAGGACGTTTTAACTATACGTATGCTGGTGATGTTAACGGTGACGGAAGTAACTTTAACGACCTTATTTACATCCCAACTGCTGGAGAGGTATCACAGCAAAATTTTGCTACACCAGAACAAGCAGCAGCATTTAACCAGTACATCGAGCAAGATGATTATTTAAGTGATAATCGTGGTCAATATGCAGAGCGTTATGGAGCACTTGCACCATGGAGAAGTCGTGTAGATTTCCGTTTATTACAAGATTTTAATTTTGATGTAAAAGGAAAGAAAAACACAATCCAGTTTAGTGTAGACGTTCTTAACTTAGGAAACTTCATCAATTCTGATTGGGGACTTGTTGAGCAACCTAACAGTATCCAGCCAGTAAGTGTAAGCGTTGCAGACGGTGTACCTACATACACATTCAACGAAGAGCTTACGCAAACATTTGGAACAGATGCAAGTCTTTTAAACAGATGGCAAGCACAATTAGGACTACGTTATATCTTTAACTAA
- the trhA gene encoding PAQR family membrane homeostasis protein TrhA: MENTVEPTPDYSPLEEKLNIWTHGFGFVASVVALGFLCFRESVSTTATISLIIFGVSMSVLYFASTAYHSAVKPIRRARLKIFDHAAIYVLIAGTYTPFTLVTLEGNTGWWIFGIAWSIALFGIILKLFFTGRFDILSTILYVAMGWLIVFAYKPLLANLDPAGVQWLFTGGILYTIGAVLYSISRIPYNHAIFHVFVLGGTASHFIAVYNYVGV, translated from the coding sequence ATGGAAAACACCGTAGAACCAACTCCAGATTACTCCCCACTTGAGGAAAAACTCAACATTTGGACGCATGGTTTTGGTTTTGTTGCAAGTGTAGTTGCATTGGGTTTTTTATGTTTTCGCGAAAGCGTATCAACCACAGCAACCATTAGTCTTATTATTTTTGGAGTAAGTATGTCTGTGCTATATTTTGCATCTACGGCTTACCACAGCGCTGTAAAACCTATACGTAGAGCTAGACTAAAGATATTTGATCACGCGGCTATCTATGTGCTCATTGCAGGTACTTACACTCCTTTTACACTTGTAACTCTAGAAGGAAATACTGGATGGTGGATTTTTGGGATTGCATGGTCTATTGCTTTATTCGGAATAATATTAAAACTCTTTTTTACAGGAAGGTTTGATATTCTTTCTACCATACTGTATGTAGCGATGGGATGGCTTATTGTTTTTGCATATAAACCATTACTAGCAAACCTTGACCCAGCTGGTGTGCAATGGCTTTTTACTGGAGGTATTTTATATACGATAGGTGCTGTTCTTTATAGCATTTCTCGCATTCCTTATAATCATGCTATTTTTCATGTGTTTGTTTTGGGAGGGACGGCTTCTCACTTTATTGCAGTTTACAACTACGTAGGAGTTTAA
- a CDS encoding TlpA family protein disulfide reductase — translation MKKIQCLFILFFALALNAQDNYYIFQGDTYDEESFQAKLRSIEEVYGAQGSWKYTKANFKVRHSRVRQDSIIQEVEVMLSQSNSAPLDINVGVNGLINKPLPDFQLQDLANGLKSKESYNDKITLINLWFTSCPPCIAEIPYLNDLKKQYEDRVNFVAITFEPKSKIDAFLTKKPFDFEHLVDGASYLKQDLKTNTYPKLVFMDRNGTVRFVENAVMAQGRGPAAEVTEILKEHLDYLLADN, via the coding sequence ATGAAAAAAATACAATGCCTATTTATATTGTTCTTTGCGCTAGCGCTTAACGCCCAAGATAACTACTACATTTTTCAAGGCGACACCTATGACGAAGAAAGCTTTCAAGCTAAACTAAGATCTATTGAGGAGGTTTATGGTGCGCAAGGAAGCTGGAAATACACAAAAGCCAACTTTAAAGTTCGCCATTCTCGTGTGCGACAAGACTCAATTATACAAGAGGTCGAGGTGATGCTATCGCAATCTAATAGCGCGCCTCTAGACATTAATGTGGGTGTGAATGGTTTAATTAATAAACCCCTACCCGACTTTCAGCTGCAAGATCTTGCAAATGGATTAAAGTCTAAAGAGAGTTATAATGATAAAATTACACTCATCAACTTATGGTTTACAAGCTGCCCTCCTTGTATCGCAGAGATTCCATATCTCAATGATCTTAAAAAGCAATATGAGGATCGCGTAAATTTTGTAGCCATCACTTTTGAACCAAAAAGCAAAATCGATGCTTTTTTGACTAAGAAACCTTTTGATTTTGAACACCTAGTAGATGGTGCGAGCTATTTAAAACAAGACTTAAAAACCAATACGTATCCTAAGCTCGTATTTATGGATCGCAATGGTACTGTGCGTTTTGTAGAAAATGCAGTAATGGCTCAAGGCAGAGGCCCAGCCGCAGAGGTCACAGAAATTCTTAAGGAACACCTAGATTACTTACTCGCAGATAACTAA